One segment of Thermococcus sp. AM4 DNA contains the following:
- a CDS encoding DUF447 domain-containing protein, whose protein sequence is MPSLLNFLIEGQVYEVLLVTRGNVAPIGIVRKGPGLHFRLFGGRSAEEIREHPHVSIQFTNDAGLIVRLALNVPPAEKLEFVESGKYRWIKGLPGLYGDVEWEMREHSDEIGTAMVLEGVITPLGEIEGSLPPRPMSRADCALIEMAVDFTRLRAAKGKKARELHTRMLASYRLYRRLGGRDWIAKKMVEWASELGLSEELKEIK, encoded by the coding sequence ATGCCCTCCCTTCTAAATTTTCTCATTGAGGGGCAGGTCTACGAGGTTCTCCTTGTGACGAGGGGCAACGTTGCACCCATTGGCATCGTCAGGAAGGGTCCAGGGCTTCACTTCCGACTTTTTGGGGGAAGGAGCGCCGAGGAGATAAGGGAGCACCCCCACGTTTCAATTCAGTTCACCAACGACGCCGGTTTGATCGTTCGGCTGGCGCTCAACGTTCCGCCGGCGGAGAAACTTGAGTTCGTTGAATCGGGCAAATACCGCTGGATAAAGGGTCTTCCTGGCCTCTATGGGGACGTTGAGTGGGAGATGAGGGAGCACTCCGATGAAATCGGAACCGCGATGGTTCTCGAAGGCGTTATCACTCCCCTAGGGGAGATAGAAGGTTCCCTCCCGCCCAGGCCGATGAGCCGGGCTGACTGCGCGCTGATCGAGATGGCGGTGGATTTCACAAGGCTCAGGGCTGCGAAGGGAAAAAAGGCCCGGGAACTCCACACAAGGATGCTCGCCAGCTACCGCCTCTACCGCCGCCTTGGCGGAAGGGACTGGATCGCAAAAAAGATGGTGGAGTGGGCCTCAGAGCTCGGCCTCTCCGAGGAACTCAAGGAGATCAAGTAG
- a CDS encoding ferredoxin family protein, with protein sequence MEAEDWRVYHERMKEKAPLVIHYPLCGGGDECISVCPFGEKIWEVVPMKVGLFGVGYRVRLRPFMTHPENCRRCYICVEACPTGALRPVERPVRHPVLVFLYNALKLPFKKRYGLRFVFRREHVERFKRNNWPERHSF encoded by the coding sequence ATGGAAGCCGAGGACTGGAGGGTTTACCACGAAAGAATGAAGGAAAAGGCCCCGCTGGTGATACACTACCCCCTGTGCGGTGGAGGAGATGAATGCATATCGGTCTGCCCCTTCGGCGAGAAAATATGGGAGGTCGTGCCCATGAAGGTCGGTCTCTTCGGGGTTGGGTACAGGGTCAGGCTGAGGCCCTTCATGACCCATCCGGAGAACTGCAGGAGATGCTACATCTGCGTTGAGGCCTGCCCCACAGGGGCACTCAGGCCGGTGGAGAGACCCGTCAGGCATCCCGTGCTCGTTTTCCTGTACAACGCCCTCAAACTCCCCTTCAAGAAGAGGTACGGGCTTAGGTTCGTGTTCCGGAGGGAGCACGTTGAGAGGTTCAAGCGCAACAACTGGCCGGAGAGGCACTCTTTTTAA
- a CDS encoding transcription elongation factor NusA has translation MTDTLERLRKMLNVEILEVEYDGDTIVVYVPEDQVRIAVGTGGAAVKAAELVLGRKIEVRAR, from the coding sequence ATGACAGACACCCTCGAAAGACTTAGGAAGATGCTCAACGTCGAGATACTGGAGGTCGAGTACGACGGGGACACGATAGTGGTCTACGTTCCGGAGGATCAGGTCAGAATAGCAGTCGGCACAGGAGGGGCGGCGGTCAAGGCGGCGGAGCTGGTGCTCGGGCGCAAGATAGAGGTGAGAGCTAGATGA
- a CDS encoding metal ABC transporter ATP-binding protein, producing MEASVEARNLTIYYGKQVALRDVTFQLGISETLLLLGPNGAGKTTLLRTIAGFHTEYTGELLIFGKKPGEARDLVSYVPQSHSLNESVPLTALEVVAMGAIYKRGLIHRRIPPEVEERALKVLGFVGLENVANKLFRNLSGGQKQRVLLARALVSNPKLLLLDEPLSALDPSARAEVTSVLDRIKKKKRIAMIITTHDINPLLEIGDKVMLINRRMIAFGKPDEALRDEIIKSVYGPMARAIKVEDRLYCITGDFHIHLARGEVR from the coding sequence ATGGAGGCTTCGGTTGAGGCGAGGAACCTGACGATATACTACGGGAAACAGGTGGCCCTCAGAGACGTGACCTTCCAGCTTGGAATCTCGGAAACGCTGCTCCTCCTCGGACCGAACGGGGCGGGCAAGACGACCCTTCTCAGAACCATAGCCGGCTTTCACACGGAATACACGGGTGAGCTCCTGATATTCGGGAAAAAGCCGGGAGAAGCCAGGGATCTCGTATCTTACGTCCCCCAGAGCCATTCTCTGAACGAGAGCGTCCCCCTGACGGCCCTAGAGGTAGTTGCGATGGGCGCGATCTACAAGAGGGGTTTGATCCATCGGAGGATTCCCCCTGAGGTCGAGGAAAGGGCCCTCAAGGTGCTCGGCTTCGTGGGTCTTGAGAACGTTGCCAACAAGCTCTTCCGGAACCTCAGCGGTGGTCAGAAGCAGAGGGTTCTCCTGGCGAGGGCACTGGTGAGCAACCCCAAGTTACTCCTCCTCGACGAGCCGCTCTCCGCCCTCGATCCCTCGGCCAGGGCGGAGGTAACGTCCGTCCTTGACAGGATAAAGAAAAAGAAGAGGATAGCAATGATCATAACGACCCACGACATAAACCCCCTCCTCGAGATAGGCGACAAGGTCATGCTCATCAACCGGCGGATGATCGCCTTTGGAAAGCCGGACGAGGCTCTGAGGGACGAGATAATCAAGAGCGTCTACGGGCCGATGGCGAGGGCGATAAAGGTCGAGGACAGGCTCTACTGCATAACCGGGGACTTCCACATCCACCTTGCGAGGGGTGAGGTCAGGTGA
- a CDS encoding iron ABC transporter permease — protein sequence MSSKWIERLFGVPKPEPLVISSYLFPLLYLVFFLIIPVLAMLAIAFTYNGSISLHWFKEIFTWNSDYMSLPSSWDLVQTVKMPGTGETLYLIEGLDFGIILNSIIVAAFVTLLASIMGTIFAFVMARYEFPGKNVFRILLFIPLLVTPFVSAYVVQQLFSEYGLVSSILHALFGFRVRIDGLAGITLAQAITYYPIVYLNAYASFINIDPSLEEQAENLGSKGFHLFRTVTFPLALPGIAAGATLVFIFSLEDLAAPIVFHSNNLAKKIISYQVFSKFLYGTGERSPLIAALAIVMLTLAIIAFLGIRKYVGLRQYAMLSKGGRWSPRVRKPRLGQALIIYLVLLPLLVFTITPQAGVVKLAFTQEQRVVTNVTDINAQIIGTIYPDFNVQLPENGVVETSKNGWFFKGEVHGHSNTLGVINGSLSGFIVGKVTIKDGKFTVEGKVLYADFQGTASKYNGTIHTQMLGPITGSGTVSAGMLNLNSSTFKATMFNIPVGKKVEITAKYVKEMLTTPDVRRYIVNSLTYSAAAVVLIVLLAITSSYATSRFKGALTPVLESIVILPMAVPGIVVAMGYFYFFHQVFPGTPLDPIDPKHFNPAYVLILAYSIRRLPFAARSVYAGLQQVHVSLEEAAMNLGASRWKTITSIILPLISLNVFGGAMLSFVYSMSETSVGITLGSLKMANAPITAYMKEIMMSAVGSVNIAAALGVLLITVQIISIVLVNIITKQKYSFIGLS from the coding sequence ATGAGCTCTAAGTGGATCGAGAGGCTCTTCGGCGTCCCCAAGCCGGAGCCTCTCGTCATCTCTTCCTATCTTTTCCCGCTGCTCTACCTCGTGTTCTTCCTGATAATCCCAGTTCTGGCCATGCTGGCCATCGCGTTCACGTACAACGGGAGTATATCCCTCCACTGGTTTAAGGAGATATTCACGTGGAACTCGGACTATATGAGTTTGCCCTCCTCGTGGGATCTCGTTCAAACCGTGAAGATGCCCGGTACGGGTGAGACTCTGTACCTCATCGAGGGGCTCGATTTTGGAATAATCCTGAACTCGATAATCGTTGCCGCCTTCGTTACTCTATTGGCTTCAATAATGGGCACAATCTTCGCCTTCGTGATGGCCCGCTACGAGTTCCCGGGTAAGAACGTCTTCAGGATCCTCCTCTTCATTCCCCTGCTCGTTACCCCCTTCGTGAGCGCCTACGTCGTCCAGCAGCTCTTCAGCGAGTACGGACTGGTTAGCTCAATACTCCACGCCCTCTTCGGCTTCAGGGTCAGGATAGACGGTCTGGCGGGCATAACGCTCGCACAGGCGATAACGTACTACCCAATCGTTTACCTCAACGCCTACGCGAGCTTCATCAACATCGACCCGAGCCTGGAGGAGCAGGCCGAAAACCTCGGAAGCAAGGGCTTCCACCTCTTCAGAACTGTCACGTTCCCGCTCGCCCTCCCGGGAATAGCCGCTGGAGCCACGCTCGTTTTCATATTCAGTCTCGAGGACCTCGCCGCGCCAATCGTCTTCCACAGCAACAACCTCGCCAAGAAGATAATCTCCTACCAGGTGTTCAGCAAGTTCCTCTACGGAACCGGCGAGAGGAGCCCGCTCATAGCGGCCCTGGCCATAGTCATGCTAACCCTCGCGATCATAGCCTTCCTCGGAATCAGGAAGTACGTTGGACTGAGGCAGTACGCGATGCTCAGCAAGGGCGGAAGGTGGTCCCCGAGGGTAAGGAAGCCGAGGCTCGGCCAGGCTCTCATAATCTACCTCGTTCTCCTGCCCCTCCTCGTGTTCACGATAACGCCGCAGGCCGGTGTTGTAAAGCTCGCCTTCACGCAGGAGCAGAGGGTTGTCACCAACGTGACCGACATAAACGCCCAGATCATCGGGACCATCTATCCAGACTTCAACGTCCAGTTACCGGAAAACGGCGTCGTTGAGACCTCCAAGAACGGCTGGTTCTTCAAGGGTGAAGTCCACGGTCACTCCAATACCCTCGGTGTGATAAACGGCAGTCTAAGCGGCTTCATCGTTGGCAAGGTGACGATAAAGGATGGAAAGTTCACCGTTGAGGGCAAAGTCCTCTACGCCGACTTCCAAGGCACGGCCAGCAAGTACAACGGAACGATACACACCCAGATGCTCGGCCCGATAACGGGAAGCGGTACCGTAAGCGCGGGCATGCTCAACCTGAACTCCTCCACCTTCAAGGCGACGATGTTCAACATACCCGTCGGAAAGAAGGTCGAGATCACGGCCAAGTACGTGAAAGAGATGCTCACAACGCCCGACGTCAGGAGGTACATCGTGAACAGCCTCACCTATTCCGCGGCGGCGGTCGTGCTCATAGTCCTCCTGGCCATAACGTCCTCCTACGCGACGAGCAGGTTCAAGGGGGCGTTAACGCCGGTCCTCGAGAGCATAGTCATCCTGCCGATGGCAGTTCCGGGAATCGTCGTCGCCATGGGATACTTCTACTTCTTCCACCAGGTCTTCCCAGGGACACCGCTCGATCCAATAGATCCAAAGCACTTCAACCCGGCGTACGTGCTCATACTGGCATACTCGATAAGGCGTCTGCCCTTCGCGGCGAGGTCAGTCTACGCGGGCCTTCAGCAGGTGCACGTGTCCCTTGAAGAGGCCGCGATGAACCTCGGCGCCAGCAGGTGGAAGACGATAACCAGCATAATACTGCCCCTCATCTCGCTCAACGTGTTCGGTGGAGCAATGCTGAGCTTCGTCTACTCAATGAGCGAAACCAGCGTGGGCATTACCCTCGGTTCACTGAAGATGGCCAACGCGCCGATAACGGCTTACATGAAGGAGATCATGATGTCAGCCGTCGGAAGCGTGAACATAGCGGCAGCCTTGGGTGTGCTCCTCATCACGGTGCAGATAATCTCCATAGTGCTCGTGAACATAATAACCAAGCAGAAGTACTCCTTCATAGGCCTCTCGTGA
- a CDS encoding site-2 protease family protein produces the protein MNPHELEDLLLSFLILLLLFSNFEIKLMPFVAPAILTAFVFHELAHRWAAERYGYRAFYKRWDTGIVIALLLGLLTRALTGNAWIFAALGAVQIYAPYMLADREAFGKIALAGPLTNIAVGVIALIGSQLVSGTVGQVLTLTASINLWLAFFNLWPIPPLDGYKVLRWSAGYWAISIGIAYSLNMLV, from the coding sequence ATGAATCCCCACGAGCTGGAGGATCTCCTCCTGTCTTTTCTGATCCTCTTGCTACTCTTTTCGAACTTCGAGATAAAGCTCATGCCCTTTGTAGCTCCCGCCATTCTAACGGCCTTCGTGTTTCACGAGCTGGCCCATCGCTGGGCTGCCGAGAGGTACGGTTACAGGGCGTTCTACAAGAGGTGGGACACCGGCATAGTGATAGCGCTCCTTCTCGGCCTTCTGACCAGAGCCCTCACGGGAAACGCGTGGATCTTCGCGGCCCTCGGCGCGGTGCAGATATACGCCCCATACATGCTCGCCGACAGGGAAGCCTTTGGGAAGATAGCCCTCGCCGGCCCGCTCACCAACATAGCGGTTGGCGTTATCGCGCTCATCGGCTCACAGCTCGTTTCCGGGACGGTCGGGCAGGTTCTCACGCTAACGGCCAGCATAAACCTCTGGCTGGCGTTCTTCAACCTCTGGCCCATCCCCCCGTTGGACGGATACAAGGTTCTCCGCTGGAGCGCCGGCTACTGGGCCATAAGCATAGGCATCGCCTACTCCCTCAACATGCTCGTGTAA
- a CDS encoding ABC transporter ATP-binding protein, whose protein sequence is MVEVRLENVVKEFGDTVALKGINLHIKHGELFTLLGPSGCGKSTTLRIIAGLDYPTSGKVWFDDQDVTNLSSSERGAVLVFQNYALWPHMKVYDNVAYGLRLKKLPKEEIDRRVKWALELVKLQGFEDRYPTQLSGGQQQRVAIARALVVEPKLLLLDEPLSNLDAKLRLEMRSEIRRIQRELGITVIYVTHDQEEAMAISDRIAVMNVGTVEQVGTPREIYEKPRTEFVASFMGKTNVIPAKVVERNGDRVTVEFGSFRFEGLHYTGEKDEVALVIRPERIHLKPVEDAVEMEGKVDLVEYYGFFVEVVGIFDDTRLIARTISTRDVENLRPTMPVKFYIKREDILVLPKQL, encoded by the coding sequence ATGGTTGAGGTCAGACTTGAGAACGTCGTTAAGGAGTTTGGTGATACCGTCGCCCTCAAGGGCATAAACCTTCACATAAAGCACGGGGAGCTCTTCACGCTCCTCGGACCGAGCGGCTGCGGTAAATCAACGACGCTGAGGATCATAGCCGGCCTGGACTACCCGACGTCGGGTAAGGTGTGGTTCGACGATCAGGACGTGACGAACCTCAGCTCAAGTGAAAGGGGAGCCGTCCTCGTCTTCCAGAACTACGCCCTGTGGCCCCACATGAAGGTCTACGACAACGTCGCCTACGGCCTCAGGCTGAAGAAGCTCCCCAAGGAGGAGATAGACAGGAGGGTCAAGTGGGCCCTTGAGCTTGTGAAGCTCCAGGGCTTCGAGGACCGCTACCCAACCCAGCTGTCCGGCGGCCAGCAGCAGCGCGTTGCCATAGCGAGGGCCCTCGTGGTTGAGCCCAAGCTGCTCCTCCTCGACGAACCGCTGAGCAACCTCGATGCAAAGCTCCGCCTTGAGATGCGTTCGGAAATCAGGAGAATCCAGCGCGAGCTCGGGATTACCGTCATCTACGTTACCCACGACCAGGAGGAGGCGATGGCGATAAGCGACAGGATAGCGGTGATGAACGTCGGAACCGTCGAGCAGGTTGGAACGCCGAGGGAGATCTACGAGAAGCCGAGGACGGAGTTCGTTGCGAGCTTCATGGGTAAGACCAACGTCATCCCTGCCAAAGTCGTCGAGAGAAACGGCGACCGCGTTACCGTTGAATTCGGCAGCTTCCGCTTCGAGGGGCTCCACTACACCGGGGAGAAGGACGAGGTCGCGCTCGTCATAAGGCCGGAGAGGATACACCTCAAGCCAGTTGAGGACGCCGTCGAGATGGAGGGCAAGGTCGATCTCGTTGAGTACTACGGCTTCTTCGTCGAGGTCGTGGGGATCTTCGACGATACGAGGCTGATAGCGAGGACCATAAGCACCAGAGACGTCGAGAACCTCAGGCCGACGATGCCCGTGAAGTTCTACATAAAGAGGGAGGACATCCTCGTTCTTCCAAAACAGCTCTGA
- a CDS encoding ABC transporter substrate-binding protein: MRKTAAFLVVFLVLFSVVAAGCIGGGGGSTSSSESPTKSTTSSASQTTTSNEYTVSPSGTTTSSSTQSETQSTTTSQAQTTTSAAQTTTTASHTTTTTSRPTNVELIVLTRHDTTIQSLAKEYFLKSEIAKEYHITNIRFIKATGSQWIEFIKNGRGDVGWGGGPTLFDTLYTEGYLAPITDEKILSLLGKNISETIAGMPMVRKDKDGKVYWIAAALSSFGFTENKAALKKWGLPEPKKWEDIASEAWARDPPQYGIADPTRSTSNTRIYQIILQAFGWDKGWRILTLIAANSRIYESSDSVREAVIAGDIAAGNTIDFYGYTAMQKNPDCVYIIPEGESIINGDPIALLKSSKHPEAAQAFIYWVLTEGQKIWLNKDVNRLPVNPSIFNTPEGQKRPDLRTAYYLALHTRGIPFNDTEALETIYAMQQYFKATLVDTNEELHQAWMAIVNAHKSGKIDDQTFERLKDELTAPIQFKDPETGQTVTFTEEYAKKINEKILNDPDFKDTILKEWSNAARAKYEKVLKEVNG, encoded by the coding sequence ATGAGAAAGACGGCCGCTTTCCTTGTTGTGTTCTTGGTTCTGTTTAGTGTTGTGGCCGCCGGATGTATCGGCGGTGGAGGAGGGAGCACGAGCTCAAGCGAGAGCCCCACCAAATCCACGACTTCTTCGGCGTCACAGACGACCACCAGCAACGAGTACACCGTATCCCCCTCAGGAACCACGACTTCCAGCTCAACCCAGAGCGAAACCCAATCAACGACCACCTCTCAGGCCCAGACAACGACCTCAGCTGCACAGACAACCACAACCGCTTCCCACACAACGACCACTACCTCCAGGCCCACCAACGTTGAGCTCATAGTTCTCACCAGGCACGACACGACGATCCAGAGCTTAGCCAAGGAGTACTTCCTCAAGAGCGAGATCGCCAAGGAGTACCACATCACCAACATCCGCTTCATCAAGGCAACTGGATCCCAATGGATTGAGTTTATCAAGAACGGTAGAGGAGACGTCGGCTGGGGTGGAGGTCCGACCCTCTTCGACACCCTCTACACCGAGGGCTACCTCGCACCCATCACCGACGAGAAGATACTCTCACTCCTAGGCAAGAACATCTCCGAGACCATAGCCGGAATGCCGATGGTCAGGAAGGACAAGGACGGTAAGGTCTACTGGATAGCTGCTGCCCTCTCGTCCTTCGGATTCACCGAGAACAAGGCCGCCCTGAAGAAGTGGGGCCTTCCCGAGCCCAAGAAGTGGGAGGACATAGCGAGCGAGGCCTGGGCCAGGGATCCACCGCAGTACGGTATAGCCGATCCGACCAGGAGCACTTCGAACACCAGGATCTACCAGATCATCCTCCAGGCCTTCGGCTGGGATAAGGGATGGAGAATCCTAACCCTCATCGCTGCCAACTCCAGGATCTATGAGTCAAGCGATTCCGTTAGGGAGGCCGTTATAGCGGGCGACATAGCGGCTGGAAACACGATCGACTTCTACGGCTACACCGCGATGCAGAAAAATCCGGACTGTGTCTACATCATCCCCGAGGGGGAGAGCATCATAAACGGTGACCCGATAGCACTCCTCAAGTCGTCCAAGCACCCCGAGGCGGCGCAGGCCTTCATCTACTGGGTCCTCACCGAGGGTCAGAAGATCTGGCTAAACAAGGACGTCAACAGGCTCCCCGTCAACCCGTCGATCTTCAACACCCCAGAGGGCCAGAAGAGGCCCGACCTCAGGACCGCCTACTATCTCGCCCTCCACACCAGGGGAATACCGTTCAACGACACCGAGGCCCTTGAGACCATCTACGCCATGCAGCAGTACTTCAAGGCCACCCTCGTCGACACCAACGAGGAGCTCCACCAGGCCTGGATGGCCATCGTGAACGCCCACAAGTCCGGCAAGATAGACGACCAGACCTTTGAGAGGCTCAAGGACGAGCTGACCGCTCCGATTCAGTTCAAGGACCCCGAAACCGGGCAGACCGTGACCTTCACCGAGGAGTACGCCAAGAAGATCAACGAGAAGATCCTAAACGATCCAGACTTTAAGGACACAATACTTAAAGAATGGAGCAATGCTGCTAGGGCAAAATACGAGAAGGTCCTCAAGGAGGTGAATGGATGA
- a CDS encoding ribonuclease Z, whose amino-acid sequence MLQVIFLGTGGIMPTRERNVPAIALRYNGEVILFDVGEGTIRQMNTAKLSPMKVEKIFITHFHGDHYLGLGGLIQTMNLWNREKPLHIYGPKYTFEFVQNFINSGFFRPVFDIHVHELGETRLKFKGYEIWSFKVEHGIPALGYVFREKDKRGKFLPEKLKQYGLEPGPMLGKLEREGQIEWNGQIIRLEDVTGPRRRGVKIVYTGDTEPVERVKLFSERADLLIHDATYLTDEDRGESYHSTVEEACETAKKAKVKLLALFHRAFRYTYDEYLSEASRICRESGVNFVVPRDFDVLTYKSGEWKLENLLGAGR is encoded by the coding sequence ATGCTCCAGGTGATTTTTCTCGGCACGGGCGGGATAATGCCGACGCGCGAGAGGAACGTTCCAGCTATAGCGCTCCGCTATAATGGAGAGGTTATACTCTTCGACGTCGGCGAGGGCACGATAAGGCAGATGAACACCGCAAAGCTCAGCCCGATGAAGGTCGAGAAGATTTTTATCACCCACTTCCATGGCGACCACTACCTCGGGCTCGGCGGGTTGATTCAGACGATGAACCTCTGGAACCGGGAAAAGCCCCTCCACATCTACGGGCCAAAGTACACCTTCGAGTTCGTGCAGAACTTCATTAACAGCGGTTTCTTCAGGCCGGTCTTCGATATACACGTCCACGAGCTCGGCGAAACGAGGCTTAAGTTCAAAGGTTATGAAATCTGGAGCTTCAAGGTCGAGCACGGGATTCCGGCTTTAGGGTATGTCTTCAGGGAGAAAGATAAGAGGGGAAAGTTCCTGCCCGAGAAGCTTAAGCAGTACGGCCTCGAGCCCGGGCCGATGCTCGGAAAGCTTGAGAGGGAAGGCCAAATCGAGTGGAATGGTCAGATAATCCGCCTTGAAGACGTTACCGGACCGAGAAGGCGGGGAGTTAAGATAGTCTACACCGGCGACACCGAGCCGGTAGAGAGAGTTAAACTCTTCTCCGAGAGGGCCGATCTGCTGATTCACGACGCCACTTACCTTACCGATGAGGACCGGGGAGAGAGCTACCACTCCACAGTTGAGGAGGCCTGCGAGACCGCGAAGAAGGCAAAGGTAAAGCTCTTAGCCCTCTTCCACAGGGCCTTCCGCTACACCTACGACGAATATCTGAGCGAGGCATCGCGGATATGCCGGGAATCTGGCGTGAACTTCGTCGTTCCGAGGGACTTCGACGTTTTAACATACAAATCCGGCGAATGGAAGCTCGAAAACCTTCTGGGGGCAGGAAGATGA
- a CDS encoding TraB/GumN family protein, producing the protein MSYLRYVKLIGTMHVSPRSREEVWREIEKIRPNAIAVELDPLRFQGLLSGKKADFKESLTLGRAGIVSYLLTKFEERLGEEFGMAPGGEMLAAIESARLLGVPIVLIDEDIRVIMGKILQAPFREKLLLALEGSLFFIPGLGEEAIADSDVMASYEDMMREFRLRYPYLYRVLVEERNEIMAMNLRRAVDDMLLRGVKKPKIVAVVGMGHKKGIERILNSWKPKRGLIYPPGTGQPL; encoded by the coding sequence ATGAGCTACCTCCGCTACGTCAAGCTAATAGGCACGATGCACGTCTCGCCGAGGAGCAGGGAGGAGGTCTGGAGGGAGATAGAAAAAATCAGGCCGAACGCCATAGCGGTTGAGCTCGATCCTCTCAGGTTCCAGGGCCTTTTAAGCGGTAAGAAGGCGGATTTCAAGGAGAGCCTGACCCTGGGAAGGGCGGGGATCGTTAGTTACCTGCTGACGAAGTTCGAGGAACGGCTCGGCGAGGAGTTCGGAATGGCTCCGGGAGGGGAGATGCTAGCTGCCATAGAGAGCGCGAGGCTTTTGGGGGTTCCCATAGTCCTCATAGACGAGGACATCAGGGTGATAATGGGCAAGATCCTCCAGGCTCCCTTCAGGGAGAAGCTTCTCTTGGCCCTTGAGGGGTCGCTCTTCTTCATCCCTGGGCTCGGGGAGGAGGCCATAGCGGACTCGGACGTGATGGCCTCTTATGAGGACATGATGAGGGAGTTCCGGCTCAGGTATCCGTACCTCTACCGCGTTCTGGTTGAGGAGAGGAACGAGATAATGGCGATGAACCTCAGAAGGGCCGTTGATGACATGCTCCTGCGGGGCGTTAAGAAGCCCAAGATCGTTGCGGTAGTGGGTATGGGCCACAAGAAGGGCATCGAGAGAATTCTCAACTCGTGGAAACCGAAAAGAGGGCTTATTTATCCACCCGGAACTGGGCAACCTTTATAA
- a CDS encoding tetratricopeptide repeat protein, translating to MEELLKALEEKDTKKVASLLYYKIDELSDEQLEEILEKAEKLALEKKDYELYKLVVYYYHEFLDVDKISEFEELAEKEGSFEAKFHLADLYFLIGELEKSLAMYQALIEEEITKGNLEHVAEIYHNMALIEEELQDYEKAYELLEKAEKHYRELGDEEKLLHVLIYKAYVKFEMGETYEAKAMLAELLPRIMELGDRRLLTEVHLSFEEMFEEEDNYDAALQECLYSMLWARGTEYYDVAFDALVDVLWQLFLEDDFERIYNNADMFIRAFPDLATFFEGVKYLALFKDGKVEEEELKKVLEKVEDRRLLDLLEFLGEAEL from the coding sequence ATGGAAGAACTTCTGAAGGCTTTGGAAGAAAAGGACACGAAAAAAGTTGCAAGCCTGCTCTACTACAAGATCGACGAGCTGAGCGATGAACAGCTTGAGGAGATCCTGGAAAAGGCCGAAAAGCTCGCCCTTGAGAAGAAGGACTACGAGCTCTACAAGCTGGTCGTCTACTACTACCACGAGTTCCTGGATGTGGACAAGATAAGCGAGTTCGAGGAGCTGGCCGAGAAGGAGGGAAGCTTCGAGGCAAAGTTCCACTTGGCTGATCTCTACTTCCTGATCGGCGAGCTTGAAAAGAGCCTCGCGATGTACCAGGCCCTCATCGAGGAAGAGATCACCAAGGGCAACCTCGAGCACGTGGCAGAGATCTACCACAACATGGCCCTCATCGAGGAGGAGCTCCAGGACTACGAAAAGGCCTACGAGCTGCTTGAAAAGGCTGAAAAGCACTACCGTGAGCTTGGGGACGAGGAAAAACTCCTCCATGTCCTGATCTACAAGGCCTACGTGAAGTTCGAGATGGGGGAAACCTATGAGGCAAAGGCCATGCTCGCGGAACTGCTCCCGCGCATCATGGAGCTCGGGGACAGAAGGCTGCTCACCGAGGTTCACCTGAGCTTTGAGGAGATGTTCGAGGAAGAGGACAACTACGACGCCGCCCTGCAGGAGTGCCTGTATTCGATGCTCTGGGCGCGCGGAACCGAGTACTACGACGTTGCATTCGATGCCCTCGTGGACGTCCTCTGGCAGCTCTTCCTCGAGGACGACTTCGAGAGGATATACAACAACGCGGACATGTTCATCAGAGCCTTTCCAGATTTGGCAACGTTCTTTGAGGGCGTTAAGTACCTGGCCCTCTTCAAGGACGGCAAGGTTGAGGAGGAAGAGCTCAAGAAGGTCCTCGAAAAGGTCGAGGACAGGAGACTACTTGATCTCCTTGAGTTCCTCGGAGAGGCCGAGCTCTGA